CCGAGCAAGGCAACGCTGATAACCATTGAGGCAAAGTAATACCAGTAGCGCAGCGAGAGCACTCGCATGAGCGCCAGTTCCAATCCGATCACGGCCAGTGACATCAGGAAGATGGCCAGCCGCAGACGCCACACACTCATCCTTTGCCTCGAACGAGCGGGACAAACCGTACTGGCATCAGATTTCGCGTTCGGATTTTCCCGTCAGCATTTTTCTCCACCAGCATCAACGATTGCGTGCCCAGCGGCGGGCCGACGGGGATCACCATGCGTCCGCCTTTCTTTAACTGGGCGATCAGTGGCGGCGGAATTTCGCCGGCGGCAGCCGTCACGATGATCGCATCAAACGGCGCTTCTTCCGGCCAGCCGTAGTAACCATCACCGTGCCGCACTTTCACCACCGTATAACCCAATTTGTGAAGTCGCGCCTGCGCCTGTCGCATCAGTTCGCCGATGATTTCGATGGTGAAGACATGAGGCGTGAATTCCGTCAGCACAGCCGCTTGATAGCCCGACCCGGTGCCGATTTCCAGCACACGAGAGTCCGGCTGCAAACGGAGCAAGCGGGTCATCTCCGCTACGATGAACGGTTGGGATATGGTCTGCCCGTAGCCAATCGGAAGCGGCGAATCCCTGTAAGCTTCTGCGGCGAGCCGTTCAGGAACGAATTCGTGTCGCGGCACGCGCGACATCGCTTGTAACACAGCTTGATCGCTCAACCCATACTCCTGAATGCGTCTGACCATGGCGTTGCGCTCGGCTTGACGAGCCTCAAATCGCGGCGGTGACCATGTCTGTTTTTGTGTGGTCGGCTGACCGGCCATGGGCGCTCCGTAGGCTAGTGAGACCGCAATCGCGCCGACGAGAAATCGGATCGAAACCGTAGTGAGTTTATCCTGTTGAATCCGTTTCAGTCGCATCATCCATCAACCAGTTGCTCTGAATGTGCTCGATTATTCTACACCGTTTTCATTCGAGGGGAAACATCGCGGCCATCTGAGGAGTTGCTCATGTCGCCGGTCGCGACAGCCCGAAACGATGAGCATGGAGCAC
This genomic interval from Blastocatellia bacterium contains the following:
- a CDS encoding protein-L-isoaspartate(D-aspartate) O-methyltransferase, which gives rise to MRLKRIQQDKLTTVSIRFLVGAIAVSLAYGAPMAGQPTTQKQTWSPPRFEARQAERNAMVRRIQEYGLSDQAVLQAMSRVPRHEFVPERLAAEAYRDSPLPIGYGQTISQPFIVAEMTRLLRLQPDSRVLEIGTGSGYQAAVLTEFTPHVFTIEIIGELMRQAQARLHKLGYTVVKVRHGDGYYGWPEEAPFDAIIVTAAAGEIPPPLIAQLKKGGRMVIPVGPPLGTQSLMLVEKNADGKIRTRNLMPVRFVPLVRGKG